GTAATCCTCAGGAGCGGGGACCCCGTGGAAATAAGTGAATTTTTCAAAAACAGATGCATACCCTGTGACAGCCGGGTATCTCCCCCGAAGGTGGCATAATGACTCAGATTACATTGAATGCGCTTTCAAGAGAAGCAGAAGATATAACCTCAGCTTACACGGCAGCCGGAGGAGATGCTGCAGTCCTTCATAACCATGAGCTTGCAAGCCTTGTGATAAGCGGGAACAAAGTGCTCAGTGCAAACGGGACCGAAGGCATAGTGCTTGAAAAAAAAGAGACCGAACATGGCGTGGATATCAAAATGATCATTAAAAAAGGTTATAAGATCCCTCTTCCTGTCCACCTCTGCTTCGGGCTCGTCCCTAAAGACGGACTTCAGGAAATCAAAATGGACTTCGTAGCTGAAGAAGACTCGGCTGTAGAACTTATCGCTCACTGCACTTTTCCTAACGCTGAAAAGGTAATCCACAAAATGGATGCCGAGATGGTTATCGGAAAGAACGCAGCCTTGAAATACACCGAGACTCATTTCCACGGCCCTCACGGCGGAATTCAGGTACTCCCTAAAGCCCACATAAAGATTGAAGAAGGAGGCAGCTATTACACGAACTTTTCCCTTATCTCCGGGAGAGTTGGGTACCTCGAATTCGATTACAGTGTAGATGCCGAGAAAGACTCGATCTGCGAGATGGTCACCAAGGTCTATGGAAAAGCGGACGATAAAATAAAGATCCTTGAGAGAATTTCTCTTAACGGGGAAAATGCTCGCAGTGTAATTAAAAGCCGGCTTGCCATAACAGATAATGCAGAATCCGTGTTCAGAGGAGTAACCGAAGGGCATGCCCCGAGAGCCCGCGGACATGTTGACTGTATGGAAGTTATCCAGGGCAATGCAAAAGC
The genomic region above belongs to Methanosarcina horonobensis HB-1 = JCM 15518 and contains:
- a CDS encoding SufB/SufD family protein, producing MTQITLNALSREAEDITSAYTAAGGDAAVLHNHELASLVISGNKVLSANGTEGIVLEKKETEHGVDIKMIIKKGYKIPLPVHLCFGLVPKDGLQEIKMDFVAEEDSAVELIAHCTFPNAEKVIHKMDAEMVIGKNAALKYTETHFHGPHGGIQVLPKAHIKIEEGGSYYTNFSLISGRVGYLEFDYSVDAEKDSICEMVTKVYGKADDKIKILERISLNGENARSVIKSRLAITDNAESVFRGVTEGHAPRARGHVDCMEVIQGNAKAEAVPIVRVDNPLAKVTHEAAIGCVDKKEVETLMARGLEEDDAIDIIVKGMLA